Proteins from a single region of Cryptococcus neoformans var. grubii H99 chromosome 5, complete sequence:
- a CDS encoding phosphatidylinositol glycan, class A codes for MWKVIYYLNLALYTVLLLTTSFIAVLIAIVCSLTGRRLNTNYFVARTFYHFAGPILGWKFQVEGEQYLWELSGEHGGGKAGEKGRSMVMVGNHQSFVDILYLGRIFPKHAAIMAKKSIQWIPGLGWFMMMSGTVFINRSNNKSAIASLQHAGEEMKRKRISLWIFPEGTRHNTPEPELLNFKKGAFYLAVQAGVPIVPVVCENYNHLFNGKSHFRRGTLRIKVLPPIPTTGLTTADVPNLIEKTRNAMLETLREISTPSQSTSQAGSPDPLLGRPGRERENYYTSGSPAPPEGVSSAAEIGAEEEAEAAVEDAIGREEADNGERHVHVVGKNDRGDETMSSPKRLAIAMVSDFFFPVIGGVEGHIYSLSVELMRRGHKVIVITHSHPDRLGIHYLGPSLKVYYLPYLPIASSASLPNFLLFLPYLRHIILTENIQLVHGHGALSSLAHEAVIHAPLLRVKAVFTDHSLFGFGDAVGVLTNKLLGAALRCVDEVICVSNTGRENTVLRAQLDPSIVSVIPNALEAEHFKPDPSRADPDWITIVVISRLVHRKGIDLLISSAPQICALFPNVRFIVGGDGPKMVELEQMREKYELQGRVELLGRVNPGDVRDVLTKGQIYLSNSLTEAFGISIIEAASAGLFVVATKVGGVPEILPQDMIEFCRADEDDVIRALTHAIHTIQSSRHSPWSAHTRVRDMYSWSHVSSRAEIVYLRALSRPHREIGERMRRYLELGPVFGIVMCCILAVEHYFFWFLEWWNPRDKIRQAINLTGAEKFEDRGKNDNK; via the exons ATGTGGAAGGTCATATACTACCTCAACCTCGCGCTCTACACCGTACTCCTCCTCACCACCTCTTTCATCGCTGTCCTCATCGCCATAGTATGCTCACTCACAGGTCGCAGACTCAACACAAACTACTTTGTAGCCCGCACCTTCTATCACTTTGCAGGTCCCATACTCGGATGGAAATTTCAGGTCGAAGGAGAGCAATACCTCTGGGAGCTTAGTGGAGAGCATGGCGGTGGAAAGGCGGGCGAAAAGGGTAGAAGTATGGTCATGGTCGGCAATCACCAGAG CTTCGTCGACATTCTTTACTTGGGAAGGATCTTCCCCAAACATGCCGCTATCATGGCTAAAAAGTCCATTCAGTGGATCCCAGGGCTTGGATGGTTTA TGATGATGTCCGGCaccgtcttcatcaaccGTTCCAATAACAAGTCGGCCATTGCGTCTCTTCAACATGCTGGCGAAGAAATGAAGCGAAAGAGG ATTTCACTTTGGATCTTTCCCGAAGGCACACGACACAACACCCCCGAGCCTGAGCTCTTAAATTTCAAGAAGGGCGCTTTCTATCTTGCTGTTCAAG CCGGTGTGCCTATCGTTCCTGTGGTCTGCGAGAACTACAACCACCTTTTCAATGGTAAATCCCACTTCCGTCGCGGAACTCTCCGCATCAAAG TGTTACCCCCTATCCCGACCACCGGCCTCACCACTGCTGATGTGCCCAACCTTATCGAAAAGACCCGGAATGCCATGCTTGAAACTCTTCGAGAAATCTCCACGCCATCCCAATCTACATCTCAGGCCGGTTCACCTGACCCTTTACTGGGCAGGCCAGGGCGTGAACGAGAAAATTATTACACTTCAGGCTCTCCCGCGCCTCCCGAGGGCGTATCATCCGCAGCTGAAATAGgcgcagaagaagaagccgaggCTGCTGTAGAGGACGCAATCGGTCGGGAGGAAGCCGACAATGGAGAGAGGCACGTACATGTCGTTGGCAAAAACGATAGAGGAGATGAGACCATGAGTTCGCCTAAGCGATTAGCTATAGC GATGGTCTCGgatttctttttccccGTCATTGGTGGTGTCGAAGGGCATATATACTCCCTTAGTGTGGAGCTGATGCGCCGCGGACATAAA GTTATCGTAATAACACATTCCCACCCGGATCGATTGGGCATCCATTACCTTGGGCCTTCACTCAAAGTCTACTATCTTCCCTACCTTCCTATTGCCTCATCAGCATCACTACCaaatttccttctttttctgccATATTTACGCCACATCATTTTGACTGAAAACATTCAACTGGTTCACGGGCACGGCGCACTCTCAAGTCTTGCTCATGAGGCTGTGATTCACGCACCATTACTAAGAGTCAAGGCCGTTTTTACCGACCATAGTCTCTTTGGATTCGGAGATGCAGTAGGGGTGTTGACAAATAAATTATTGGGCGCTGCGTTGAGATGTGTCGACGAGGTTATTTGTGTCAGTAACACAGG acgagaaaaCACGGTGCTGAGAGCTCAGCTTGATCCTTCTATCGTGTCAGTCATACCTAATGCTCTTGAAGCAGAGCACTTCAAGCCCGACCCTTCTCGTGCTGATCCTGATTGGA TTACGATAGTAGTCATTTCTCGCTTAGTCCATCGCAAAGGAATAGATcttcttatctcttctgcaCCTCAAATATGTGCGCTCTTTCCAAACGTTCGTTTCATTGTCGGTGGAGATGGACCCAAGATGGTAGAGTTAGAGCAGATGAGGGAAAAATATGAGCTACAAGGAAGAGTCGAGCTGCTGGGGCGAGTAAATCCAGGCGATGTCCGTGAT GTTCTCACAAAGGGCCAGATATACTTGAGCAACTCTTTGACAGAAGCTTTTGGTATCTCCATCATCGAAGCAGCATCCGCAGGACTTTTCGTGGTAGCCACCAAGGTCGGAGGTGTACCTGAAATTCTACCACAAGACATGATAGAATTTTGTCGAGCGGATGAGGATG ATGTCATTCGAGCGCTCACTCACGCGATTCACACCATACAATCCTCACGGCACTCACCATGGTCAGCTCATACCCGAGTACGTGACATGTACTCTTGGTCCCATGTCTCCTCCAGGGCAGAAATCGTTTATCTGCGAGCACTGTCTCGACCTCATAGAGAAATaggagagaggatgaggagataTCTGGAACTTGGTCCGGTTTTTGGGATAGTGATGTGTTGTATATTGGCTGTGGAGCATTATTTTTTCTGGTTTCTCGAATGGTGGAATCCCCGGGACAAAATCCGGCAAGCGATCAACCTTACAGGTGCTGAAAAATTTGAGGATCGAGGGAAGAACGACAATAAATGA
- a CDS encoding allantoicase has protein sequence MLAPQQIPLEEFDSNIKSNYVEVSSSALGGEVVACSDDFFASRHNLIKATPSVSMKGQFGPNGALYDGWESRRHNPAYDWIIIRLATPLTSLHYVDIDTSHFNGNEAPQSQVFALSLPSDGSTPMWTQGNPGWVEVLPVVDLGPNSRHIFEVGKAGKEGKWGAVMVNMMPDGGMARFRAYGLPQGPSLPKSLPANYQSLEPTNLLSPLIGGRIISCSDAQFSPPGNLLLPGRGIDMSDGWETRRSQENRGKYAPGGPLAGQERKEWAVAKLGVPGIVRWVEVDTAFHPGNYPKACAVEATLSSDENLSTASWTTIVRKTPCGAHRQHYLPLEPSVPPTQVFSHIRYSVFPDGGTKRVRIFGHPLDPSSPDAQGAVEKARLEPMIIPALPLTPEAFKPYGQVVQGFSLPTSAPKGIHVNIANQGTAFKFHRLAKPAESYAPGLLQKGGIHVGAVKASSKMDIKDGKRIKVELLERHKHTSQAFVPMGAEPGKEGKQGAFVVVAALNGPDDKPDLSTVRAFLATAAQGVNYDEGIWHHSLLTVGGDLNYAIVEAQMSVPNEIRDCEKVVPPSELHVEVPPYPSAQSSTASVSAAQVGHQTNSVLPSLTSLLPGKALKPVPITPENFAPFGHLITTTPSSSHTDTERAPDGLTVKHNRLAPVISTYPEETGAVTGIAVFRATKKVGLERGKVFDVRYMERHPYTSQTFVPMGKGEWPGHGETALSPGGEFLVIVAKNGPDDRPDPSTLQSFLLPAHQGLSYSPGTWHHPVLVLDSTLDLMCVETQIATGVHDSDGRDCELLSWEGEEVFGRVAVPE, from the exons ATGCTCGCCCCACAGCAGATCCCACTTGAAGAGTTCGACTCCAATATCAAGTCCAACTATGTCG AGgtctcttcatctgccCTCGGCGGTGAAGTTGTCGCATGCTCAGACGATTTCTTTGCCTCTCGTCACAACTTGATCAAGGCCACT CCGTCTGTATCCATGAAAGGTCAATTCGGGCCGAATGGTGCGCTTTACGACGGTTGGGAATCAAGGAGGCATAATCCTGCTTACGATTG GATCATCATCCGCCTCGCTACTCCTCTCACCTCTTTGCATTATGTTGACATTGACACTTCTCACTTCAACGGTAATGAAGCCCCCCAATCCCAAGTCTTTGCCCTTTCGTTACCCTCCGACGGATCTACTCCCATGTGGACCCAGGGTAACCCTGGTTGGGTCGAAGTCCTGCCAGTGGTGGATTTAGGACCGAACAGCAGACACATCTTCGAAGTTGGAAAGGcagggaaggagggaaagtGGGGTGCAGTGATGGTTAACATGATGCCCGATGGCGGAATG GCCAGATTCAGGGCGTATGGTCTTCCTCAAggcccttctctccctaAATCTCTTCCGGCCAACTATCAGTCACTCGAACCCACCAACCTGTTATCGCCCCTCATTGGCGGCCGCATCATTTCATGCTCTGACGCTCAATTCTCTCCTCCAggcaatcttcttctccctggTCGTGGAATAGACATGTCTGATGGGTGGGAGACTAGGCGTAGTCAGGAGAACAGAGGCAAGTACGCTCCTGGCGGACCTCTGGCCGGccaagagaggaaggagtgggCGGTGGCGAAGTTGGGTGTCCCAGGTATAGTGCGATGGGTTGAAGTGGATACCGCTTTCCACCCTGGTAATTACCCCAAG GCTTGTGCCGTCGAAGCAACACTTTCCTCCGACGAAAACCTCTCAACTGCATCATGGACCACCATCGTCCGTAAGACCCCCTGTGGAGCCCATCGTCAACACTACCTTCCCCTTGAGCCCAGCGTCCCTCCTACTCAGGTATTTTCCCACATCCGATACTCCGTGTTCCCTGATGGTGGCACTAAGCGTGTCAGAATCTTCGGTCACCCCCTCGACCCTAGCTCCCCTGATGCCCAGGGGGCTGTAGAAAAAGCCAGGCTTGAGCCTATGATCATTCCCGCTCTGCCTCTTACCCCGGAGGCTTTCAAGCCTTATGGTCAAGTTGTCCAAGGTTTTTCATTGCCCACTTCCGCACCCAAGGGTATTCATGTCAACATTGCGAATCAAGGTACAGCATTCAAATTTCATCGCCTTGCTAAACCTGCCGAATCCTATGCTCCAGGCCTTCTCCAAAAGGGCGGGATTCATGTTGGCGCAGTCAAGGCTAGCAGCAAGATGGATATCAAGGACGGGAAGAGGATTAAGGTGGAACTTTTGGAGAGGCACAAACATACATCTCAAGCCTTTGTGCCGATGGGAGCCGAGCctgggaaggagggaaaacAGGGCGCATTCGTAGTGGTTGCAGCTCTGAATGGACCTGACGATAAGCCCGACCTTAGTACAGTCCGGGCATTCTTGGCCACGGCGGCTCAGGGCGTCAACTATGATGAGGGTATCTGGC ATCACTCCTTATTGACCGTTGGCGGA GATCTCAATTATGCCATCGTTGAAGCGCAAATGTCTGTCCCCAATGAGATCCGAGACTGCGAAAAGGTCGTTCCACCATCCGAGCTTCACGTTGAAGTTCCTCCATACCCCTCCGCTCAATCCTCTACCGCTTCCGTCTCTGCCGCACAAGTTGGCCACCAGACTAACAgtgttcttccttccctaACTTCCCTTTTGCCTGGAAAGGCTCTTAAGCCCGTCCCCATTACTCCTGAAAACTTTGCGCCTTTTGGTCATTTGATTACAACAAcaccctcatcttcccataCCGATACCGAGCGCGCTCCTGATGGGTTGACAGTTAAGCACAACCGTCTGGCTCCTGTAATCTCTACTTATCCTGAGGAGACTGGTGCGGTTACTGGTATTGCTGTTTTTAGGGCTACGAAGAAGGTTGGGTTGGAAAGAGGTAAAGTTTTCGATGTGCGATACATGGAAAGGCACCCTTATACCAGTCAGACGTTTGTTCCCATGGGCAAGGGCGAG TGGCCCGGTCATGGTGAGACTGCGCTCTCTCCTGGAGGCGAGTTCCTTGTCATTGTTGCTAAGAATGGCCCGGACGACCGTCCCGACCCGTCCACCCTTCagtctttccttcttccggctCATCAAGGTCTTTCTTACTCACCTGGAACGTGGCACCATCCAGTCTTGGTGCTGGACTCAACGTTGGATCTCATGTGTGTTGAGACTCAGATTGCCACTGGCGTGCATGATAGCGATGGAAGGGATTGCGAGCTTTTGAGCTgggagggtgaagaagtgtTCGGCAGAGTCGCCGTTCCCGAATAA
- a CDS encoding co-chaperone: protein MPDETSQTLRQLKIKTGVVKRLHKEESSYIQEVEDQQKVVEKLKADGANGADIRAAERVLKDSEMMVPRTRRSLEEAFQALEDLVNALGSDESIAGTQEFRDAFSQLQQVEVDWKTDGN from the exons ATGCCTGACGAAACCTCCCAAACTCTCCGCCAACTCAAAATTAAAACCGGTGTCGTCAAGCGCCTCCACAAAGAAGAATCCAGTTATATTCAGGAAGTCGAAGATCAGCAAAAGGTTGTAGAGAAGCTCAAAGCGGATGGTGCTAACGGTGCCGACATACGAGCTGCT GAAAGGGTACTGAAAGATTCAGAAATGATGGTACCTCGCACAAGAAGGTCACTAGAGGAAGCCTTCCAAGCACTTGAAGATCTAGTG AATGCCCTTGGATCAGATGAATCCATCGCCGGTACTCAAGAATTCAGAGACGCTTTTAGTCAGTTGCAGCAAGTTGAAGTGGACTGGAAAACCGACGGGAACTAA